A region of Pyxidicoccus parkwaysis DNA encodes the following proteins:
- a CDS encoding UvrB/UvrC motif-containing protein produces MASRVESLLAHVREHAENRPGVYRMFGPSGELLYVGKSVRVRTRLLSYFRADEREKAAEIISHAHKVEWEYTASEFAALLHEFRLIKAQRPLYNVEHKRDRGHCFIHLTREAVPRLRVVARANGESGDYFGPFHGRDSLTEVVRAVSDLLELRDCPADTPMRLADQFQLFPVEQEPLCMRGQLSRCLAPCAGRCTHAEYHARVVQARAFLEGTSDTPLTLLRERMALAARRLQFEYAAELRDRAERLELMRGWIVELGRTLKQLSFVYTVPGHGGEDRTYVVRRGSVRDELPAPGSSEEHAALEARAREIFERPEPETLGLRAHEAQEVMLIARWFRLHPEELERTRPAKQLLAPPGTSTSTP; encoded by the coding sequence ATGGCCTCCCGCGTCGAATCACTGCTCGCCCATGTCCGCGAGCACGCAGAGAATCGCCCCGGCGTGTACCGGATGTTCGGTCCGTCCGGAGAGCTGCTCTACGTGGGCAAGTCCGTGCGCGTGCGGACGCGGCTGCTCTCCTACTTCCGCGCGGACGAGCGGGAGAAGGCCGCCGAAATCATCTCCCACGCGCACAAGGTTGAGTGGGAGTACACGGCCAGCGAGTTCGCCGCGCTGCTGCACGAGTTCCGCCTCATCAAGGCCCAGCGCCCGCTCTACAACGTGGAGCACAAGCGGGACCGCGGCCACTGCTTCATCCACCTCACGCGAGAGGCCGTCCCCCGGCTGCGCGTCGTGGCCCGGGCCAACGGAGAGAGCGGCGACTACTTCGGTCCCTTCCACGGCCGCGACTCCCTCACCGAGGTGGTGCGCGCGGTGAGTGACCTGCTGGAGCTGCGCGACTGTCCCGCCGACACGCCGATGCGGCTGGCGGACCAGTTCCAGCTCTTCCCCGTCGAGCAGGAGCCGCTGTGCATGCGCGGCCAGCTCTCGCGCTGCCTCGCGCCGTGCGCTGGGCGCTGCACGCATGCGGAGTACCACGCGCGCGTCGTGCAGGCCCGAGCCTTCCTCGAAGGCACGTCCGACACGCCGCTCACCCTGCTGCGCGAGCGCATGGCCCTGGCGGCCCGCCGCCTCCAGTTCGAGTACGCCGCCGAGCTGAGGGACCGCGCCGAGCGCCTGGAGCTGATGCGCGGCTGGATTGTCGAGCTGGGCCGCACGCTCAAGCAGCTCTCCTTCGTCTACACGGTGCCCGGCCACGGCGGCGAGGACCGCACCTACGTCGTGCGGCGGGGCAGCGTACGCGACGAGCTCCCCGCCCCCGGCAGCTCCGAGGAGCACGCCGCCCTCGAGGCACGGGCGCGCGAAATCTTCGAGCGGCCCGAGCCGGAGACGCTCGGCCTGCGCGCACACGAGGCGCAGGAGGTGATGCTCATCGCCCGCTGGTTCCGCCTCCACCCCGAGGAGCTGGAGCGCACCCGCCCCGCGAAGCAGCTCCTCGCACCGCCGGGCACCTCCACCTCCACACCCTGA
- a CDS encoding efflux RND transporter periplasmic adaptor subunit has translation MVRAPSPTVSAALLGGFAVLLTGLLSSGCSGSASAATTPASSGEAPVRVRLASVVTEEVARPVRASGTLAGKQEVRLSTKVGGVVQTVNSDEGRKVKRGQVLAALDLSEIGPLVAQAREAREKALRDLERVKALHAQQVATLAQLQDATTGYEVADAAWRAAAFNQRQATVLAPSDGRILKRMVEPGEVVSPGQPLFLFASADSGWVVRVGLADRDVVRVQEGDAAEVTLDAYPGRTFPARVSEVASAATPGVGTAEVELALDVRTSGAEAPRLLSGLSAKAVVTPSQRQAVQLVPVEALLEGDGEVASVFTLDGDGRTARRQRVRVAFLSGTDGRAALSEGPGGGTRVITDGVAFLRDGQAVAVVEAPSGGPTSRR, from the coding sequence ATGGTTCGCGCCCCGTCGCCGACCGTCTCCGCCGCGCTGCTCGGCGGCTTCGCCGTTCTCCTCACTGGCCTGCTGTCCTCGGGCTGCTCCGGTTCGGCCTCCGCGGCCACCACTCCCGCCAGCTCGGGTGAGGCGCCCGTGCGGGTGCGGCTCGCGTCTGTCGTCACGGAGGAGGTGGCCCGCCCCGTCCGCGCCAGTGGGACGCTGGCCGGCAAGCAGGAGGTGCGTCTGTCCACCAAGGTCGGTGGTGTGGTGCAGACCGTCAACTCCGACGAGGGCCGGAAGGTGAAGCGCGGCCAGGTGCTCGCCGCCCTGGACCTGTCGGAAATCGGCCCGCTGGTGGCCCAGGCGCGCGAGGCACGAGAGAAGGCCCTGCGTGATTTGGAGCGAGTGAAGGCCCTTCACGCGCAGCAGGTGGCCACGCTGGCGCAGCTCCAGGACGCCACCACCGGCTATGAAGTCGCCGATGCCGCATGGCGCGCGGCTGCCTTCAACCAGCGGCAGGCCACCGTGCTCGCGCCGTCCGACGGGCGCATCCTCAAGCGCATGGTGGAGCCGGGCGAGGTGGTGTCCCCGGGCCAGCCGCTCTTCCTCTTCGCCAGCGCGGACAGCGGCTGGGTGGTGCGCGTGGGGCTCGCGGACCGCGACGTGGTGCGCGTGCAGGAAGGCGACGCGGCCGAGGTGACGCTCGATGCGTACCCGGGCCGCACCTTCCCCGCGCGCGTCAGTGAGGTTGCGAGCGCCGCCACGCCGGGCGTCGGCACCGCGGAGGTGGAGCTCGCGCTGGACGTGCGCACCTCCGGAGCCGAGGCGCCGCGCCTGCTGTCCGGCCTGTCCGCCAAGGCGGTGGTGACGCCCTCCCAGCGGCAGGCGGTGCAGCTCGTCCCGGTGGAGGCGCTGCTGGAGGGCGACGGCGAGGTGGCCAGCGTCTTCACGCTCGACGGAGATGGCCGCACCGCGCGCAGGCAGCGCGTCCGGGTGGCCTTCCTCTCCGGCACGGACGGCCGCGCGGCGCTCTCGGAGGGGCCGGGCGGCGGCACGCGCGTCATCACCGACGGCGTGGCCTTCCTGCGCGACGGACAGGCGGTGGCGGTGGTGGAAGCGCCCTCCGGTGGCCCCACCTCGCGGCGCTGA
- a CDS encoding efflux RND transporter permease subunit has translation MQLSTAAVKNPQFTLVVFAMLVALGVSSALSIPRAEDPVFPMPVFTLVAVYPGASPRDLEQLVVDPLEDAFDELEDVKKVSSQMENGLALINIEFDASADPDDKYSEVLRQVNATRSKLPADLARLEVERYSAANVSVVQLAMVGPNVPARELERKADALAERLSNVAGVKKAEVFAVPKQEVRVSLDMERLTHAGVPLPQVLQALGGANLNVPAGSVDVGTRRFNVQTSSEYTSLEQVRATVVGGGAQGVVRLGDVAEVSFRDQDAVHLGRFNGERAAFISVTQKEGQNVFAVRDATLAAAHEWAKELPPGLRLETGFDQSVQVGRRLGGFATDFALALALVLLTLLPLGFRASLIVMVSIPLSLALGLVALNFAGFTLNQLSIVGFVIALGLLVDDSIVVVENIARFLRTGMSRVRAAIEGTSQIGLAVLGCTATLVLAFVPLVFMPGTSGQFIRSLPMAVVFTILASLLVSLTVIPLLASLFLKEDSHPEGNRVLRAFHHFIERSYRPVLHRALARPVLTLVVAVALFAGSLALVPVVGFSLFPKAGTPMFHVLVETPDGTSLAETDRAVRFVEAALRKRPEVASVSANTGRGHPSVYYNAQPEAERSNTGEVFAQLHAYDPESTPALLDNLRAELDAYPGARIEVREFEQGPPVEAPVAIRLVGPELDTLRTLAVDVQKVLETTPGTLYVKNPVQTRRTDLEVEVDREKTGLLGVSAGEVARTVRFGLAGLNAGSFRDSDGEDHPILVRLPLESGAWPELGALERLHVPSITGSLVPLGQLAKVRLEASPNRITHHEGERAVFVTASVANGYNTDKVTQVVMERLDKELKLPSGYRWEAAGELESRKESFSGVSAAAIIAAFGVLAVLVLEFRTFKSTLIVASVIPLGLVGGIAALFLTGNTLSFTASIGFIALVGIEVKNSILLVDFTNQLRAKGVALDAAIEQAGETRFLPILLTTLTALGGLLPLALENSSLYSPLAWVIIGGLISSTLLTRVVTPVVYKLLAPEVEPEAPSTAGEGAGSVLPAAPAPA, from the coding sequence ATGCAGCTCTCCACCGCCGCCGTGAAGAACCCGCAGTTCACCCTCGTCGTCTTCGCCATGCTGGTGGCGCTCGGCGTCTCCAGCGCGCTGTCCATTCCGCGCGCGGAGGACCCCGTGTTCCCCATGCCGGTCTTCACCCTCGTCGCCGTCTATCCCGGCGCCAGCCCGAGAGACCTCGAGCAGCTCGTGGTGGACCCGCTGGAGGACGCCTTCGACGAGCTGGAGGACGTGAAGAAGGTGAGCAGCCAGATGGAGAACGGGCTGGCGCTCATCAACATCGAGTTCGACGCGTCCGCCGACCCCGACGACAAGTACTCCGAGGTGCTGCGGCAGGTGAACGCCACGCGCTCGAAGCTGCCCGCGGACCTGGCGCGGCTCGAGGTGGAGCGCTACAGCGCGGCCAACGTGAGCGTGGTGCAGCTCGCGATGGTGGGGCCCAACGTCCCGGCGCGCGAGCTGGAGCGCAAGGCCGACGCGCTGGCCGAGCGCCTGTCCAACGTGGCTGGCGTGAAGAAGGCCGAGGTGTTCGCGGTGCCGAAGCAGGAGGTGCGCGTGTCGCTCGACATGGAGCGGCTCACGCACGCGGGCGTGCCGCTGCCCCAGGTCCTGCAAGCACTCGGCGGTGCCAACCTCAACGTGCCCGCCGGCAGCGTGGACGTGGGCACGCGGCGCTTCAACGTGCAGACGAGCAGCGAGTACACCTCATTGGAGCAGGTGCGCGCGACGGTGGTGGGCGGCGGCGCGCAGGGCGTGGTGCGCCTGGGTGACGTGGCCGAGGTCTCCTTCCGGGACCAGGACGCCGTGCACCTGGGCCGCTTCAACGGCGAGCGCGCTGCCTTCATCAGCGTCACGCAGAAGGAGGGGCAGAACGTCTTCGCGGTGCGCGACGCGACGCTGGCCGCCGCGCACGAGTGGGCGAAGGAATTGCCCCCGGGCCTGCGGCTGGAGACGGGGTTCGACCAGTCGGTCCAGGTGGGCCGGCGGCTCGGAGGCTTCGCCACGGACTTCGCGCTGGCGCTGGCCCTGGTGCTGCTGACGCTGTTGCCGCTGGGCTTCCGCGCCAGCCTCATCGTCATGGTGTCCATTCCGCTGTCCCTGGCGCTGGGACTCGTCGCGCTGAACTTCGCCGGCTTCACGCTCAACCAACTCTCCATCGTCGGCTTCGTGATTGCGCTGGGACTGCTCGTCGACGACAGCATCGTGGTGGTGGAGAACATCGCCCGCTTCCTGCGCACGGGCATGAGCCGCGTGCGCGCGGCGATTGAAGGCACGTCGCAGATTGGCCTCGCGGTGCTGGGCTGCACCGCCACGCTGGTGCTGGCCTTCGTGCCGCTGGTGTTCATGCCGGGCACGTCCGGCCAGTTCATCCGCAGCCTGCCCATGGCGGTGGTGTTCACCATCCTCGCGTCGCTGCTGGTGTCCCTCACGGTGATTCCGCTGCTGGCCAGCCTCTTCCTCAAGGAGGACTCGCACCCCGAGGGCAACCGCGTGCTGCGCGCCTTCCACCACTTCATCGAGCGCAGCTACCGCCCGGTGCTGCACCGCGCGCTGGCGAGGCCCGTGCTGACGCTGGTGGTGGCCGTGGCGCTCTTCGCGGGCAGCCTCGCGCTGGTGCCGGTGGTGGGCTTCAGTCTCTTCCCCAAGGCGGGCACGCCCATGTTCCACGTGCTGGTGGAGACGCCGGACGGCACCAGCCTCGCGGAGACGGACCGCGCGGTGCGCTTCGTGGAAGCGGCCCTGCGCAAGCGGCCTGAAGTGGCCAGCGTGTCCGCCAACACCGGCCGCGGCCACCCGAGCGTCTACTACAACGCGCAGCCCGAGGCGGAGCGCTCCAACACCGGCGAGGTCTTCGCGCAGCTCCACGCGTATGACCCGGAGTCCACGCCCGCGCTGTTGGACAACCTGCGCGCGGAGCTGGACGCATACCCGGGCGCCCGCATCGAGGTGCGCGAGTTCGAGCAGGGACCGCCCGTCGAGGCGCCGGTGGCCATCCGCCTCGTGGGCCCGGAGTTGGACACGCTGCGCACGCTGGCGGTGGACGTGCAGAAGGTGCTGGAGACGACGCCGGGCACCCTCTACGTGAAGAACCCCGTGCAGACGCGGCGCACGGACCTGGAGGTGGAGGTGGACCGCGAGAAGACGGGGCTCCTGGGTGTGTCCGCGGGCGAGGTGGCTCGCACCGTGCGCTTCGGGCTGGCGGGCCTCAACGCTGGCTCGTTCCGCGACTCGGACGGCGAGGACCACCCCATCCTCGTCCGGCTGCCGCTGGAGTCGGGCGCGTGGCCGGAGCTGGGAGCGCTGGAGCGGCTGCACGTCCCGAGCATCACCGGCAGCCTCGTGCCGCTGGGACAGTTGGCGAAGGTGCGGCTGGAGGCCAGCCCCAACCGGATTACGCACCACGAGGGCGAGCGCGCCGTCTTCGTCACCGCCAGCGTGGCCAATGGCTACAACACGGACAAGGTGACGCAGGTGGTGATGGAGCGGCTGGACAAGGAGCTCAAGCTGCCCTCGGGCTACCGCTGGGAGGCGGCCGGTGAGCTGGAGAGCCGGAAGGAGAGCTTCAGCGGCGTGTCCGCGGCGGCCATCATCGCTGCCTTCGGCGTGCTCGCGGTGCTGGTGCTGGAGTTCCGCACCTTCAAGAGCACCCTCATCGTCGCGTCGGTGATTCCGCTGGGCCTGGTGGGCGGCATCGCCGCGCTGTTCCTCACCGGCAACACGCTGTCCTTCACCGCCTCCATCGGCTTCATCGCCCTGGTGGGAATCGAAGTGAAGAACAGCATCCTGCTGGTGGACTTCACCAACCAGCTCCGCGCGAAGGGCGTGGCGCTGGACGCGGCCATCGAGCAGGCGGGCGAGACGCGCTTCCTCCCCATCCTGCTCACCACCCTGACGGCCCTGGGCGGCCTGCTGCCGCTGGCGCTGGAGAACAGCAGCCTCTACTCGCCCCTGGCGTGGGTCATCATCGGCGGGCTCATCTCCTCCACGCTCCTCACCCGCGTGGTGACGCCGGTGGTGTACAAGTTGTTGGCGCCGGAGGTGGAGCCGGAAGCGCCGTCCACGGCCGGCGAGGGGGCGGGCTCCGTGCTCCCCGCCGCACCCGCACCGGCGTGA
- a CDS encoding TetR/AcrR family transcriptional regulator encodes MGIKERREREKQATRQLILDAARELFVNEGYEAVTMRAVAEKIEYSPTAIYVHFKDKASLVRELCAHDFLRFAEILNKVARVQDPMERLRKMGKAYIAFAQEHPSTYKLLFMQRHPPDFEESESAIQHGNPEQDAYAFLQEQVKEARDAGCFKPEYTDVDVVAQTLWAGMHGLVSLNFVMEKDEWLTLKPLGKSAELMVDLLLGGFARPPGSGTTRAR; translated from the coding sequence ATGGGCATCAAGGAGCGGCGAGAGCGGGAGAAGCAGGCGACGCGGCAGCTCATCCTCGACGCCGCGCGCGAGCTCTTCGTCAACGAGGGCTACGAGGCGGTGACGATGCGCGCCGTCGCGGAGAAGATTGAGTACAGCCCCACCGCCATCTACGTGCACTTCAAGGACAAGGCCTCGCTTGTCCGGGAGCTGTGCGCGCACGACTTCCTGCGCTTCGCGGAGATTCTCAACAAGGTGGCCCGCGTGCAGGACCCCATGGAGCGGCTGCGAAAAATGGGGAAGGCCTACATCGCCTTCGCGCAGGAGCACCCCAGCACGTACAAGCTCCTCTTCATGCAGCGCCACCCGCCGGACTTCGAGGAGTCGGAGAGCGCCATCCAGCATGGCAACCCGGAGCAGGACGCGTACGCCTTCCTCCAGGAGCAGGTGAAGGAGGCGCGCGACGCGGGCTGCTTCAAGCCCGAGTACACCGACGTGGACGTCGTGGCCCAGACGCTGTGGGCCGGCATGCACGGCCTCGTGTCGCTCAACTTCGTCATGGAGAAGGACGAGTGGCTCACGCTGAAGCCGCTGGGCAAGTCCGCGGAGCTGATGGTGGACCTGCTCCTGGGGGGCTTCGCGCGCCCCCCAGGAAGCGGGACTACGCGGGCTCGATGA
- a CDS encoding VOC family protein has product MTPAFVKLLVSDAARSQAFYQALGFEHVGTEPPFVHLRWAEAVDVYLVTPPPMLKLEGRRGLGVLVGFRTQGQSGLDELLLRAQAQGAAVEGPVVQPWHTREVIITDLDGYRLNFIEPA; this is encoded by the coding sequence GTGACACCGGCGTTCGTCAAGCTGCTCGTCTCGGACGCCGCGCGCTCGCAGGCCTTCTACCAGGCGCTCGGCTTCGAGCACGTGGGCACCGAGCCGCCCTTCGTCCACCTCCGGTGGGCGGAGGCGGTGGACGTGTACCTCGTCACGCCACCTCCCATGCTGAAGCTGGAGGGGCGGCGGGGCCTGGGCGTGCTGGTGGGCTTCCGCACGCAGGGGCAGAGCGGCCTCGACGAATTGCTGCTGCGCGCCCAGGCCCAGGGCGCCGCGGTGGAGGGCCCCGTGGTGCAGCCGTGGCACACGCGCGAGGTCATCATCACGGACCTCGACGGCTACCGGCTCAACTTCATCGAGCCCGCGTAG
- the gstA gene encoding glutathione transferase GstA: protein MKLFYSPGVCSLSPHIVLREAGLSFDMEKVDIRAKKTEHGADYFGINPKGYVPALGLDDGSLLTEGPAIVQFIADKAPEKKLAPANGTIERYRLQELLNFISTELHKGYSPLFNPAFPEEGKAIFKERLTTRYKLVEDMLSSKGPYLLGEFFSVADAYLFTVTNWAPHVKLDLSSFPSLQAYMARVAARPAVQAALKAEGLAK, encoded by the coding sequence ATGAAGCTCTTCTACTCCCCGGGTGTCTGTTCCCTGTCTCCCCACATCGTCCTGCGCGAGGCGGGCCTCTCCTTCGACATGGAGAAGGTCGACATCCGCGCCAAGAAGACGGAGCACGGCGCGGACTACTTCGGCATCAACCCCAAGGGCTACGTCCCGGCCCTGGGGCTCGACGATGGCTCCCTGCTGACCGAGGGCCCCGCCATCGTCCAGTTCATCGCGGACAAGGCGCCGGAGAAGAAGCTGGCCCCGGCCAACGGCACCATCGAGCGCTACCGCCTCCAGGAGCTGCTCAACTTCATCTCCACCGAGCTGCACAAGGGCTACAGCCCGCTCTTCAACCCCGCGTTCCCCGAGGAGGGGAAGGCCATCTTCAAGGAGCGCCTCACGACGCGCTACAAGCTCGTGGAGGACATGCTCTCCTCGAAGGGCCCCTACCTCCTCGGCGAGTTCTTCTCCGTCGCGGACGCGTACCTCTTCACCGTGACGAACTGGGCGCCCCACGTGAAGCTGGACCTGTCGTCCTTCCCCTCGCTGCAGGCCTACATGGCCCGCGTGGCCGCGCGTCCCGCGGTGCAGGCCGCGCTGAAGGCCGAAGGCCTCGCGAAGTGA
- a CDS encoding TIGR02452 family protein, producing the protein MSLKGIAEETVNIVGRGEYVSPSKRPVSIGNAVERAVRGTVLYRPDDFARLPRPVAQGQQGRPRIEVTSEKTGAASRRLVEQEGVEGVVALNFASAKNPGGGFLGGAKAQEEDLARCSALYSCLLTQREYYDVNRAQRSPLYTDHVIYSPQVPFFRDERLDLLEQPFTVSVITAPAPNAGAARRNAPELVAHLREVLHARALKVLQVAAHHGHRTLVLGAWGCGVFRNEPRDVAEAFASALDALPGAFERVVFAVWERGDEAPNRRAFRERFG; encoded by the coding sequence ATGTCGCTGAAGGGAATCGCGGAGGAGACGGTGAACATCGTGGGGCGGGGCGAGTACGTGTCGCCGTCCAAGCGGCCCGTCTCCATCGGGAACGCGGTGGAGCGCGCGGTGCGAGGCACGGTGCTCTACCGGCCTGATGACTTCGCTCGGCTGCCCCGGCCGGTGGCCCAGGGACAACAGGGCCGGCCGCGCATCGAGGTGACGTCGGAGAAGACGGGCGCCGCGTCGCGACGGCTGGTGGAGCAGGAGGGCGTTGAAGGCGTCGTCGCACTCAACTTCGCGTCCGCGAAGAACCCGGGCGGAGGCTTCCTGGGCGGAGCGAAGGCGCAGGAGGAGGACCTGGCGCGCTGCTCGGCGCTCTACTCGTGTCTGCTCACGCAGCGCGAGTACTACGACGTCAACCGCGCTCAGCGCTCGCCGCTCTACACGGACCACGTCATCTACTCTCCCCAGGTGCCCTTCTTCCGGGACGAGCGGCTCGACCTGCTGGAGCAGCCCTTCACCGTGTCGGTCATCACCGCGCCCGCGCCCAATGCCGGCGCTGCCCGCAGGAATGCTCCGGAGCTGGTCGCCCACCTGCGCGAGGTGCTGCACGCGCGGGCCCTCAAGGTGCTCCAGGTGGCGGCGCACCACGGCCATCGCACGCTCGTGCTGGGCGCGTGGGGCTGCGGCGTCTTCCGCAACGAGCCGCGCGACGTGGCGGAGGCCTTCGCCAGCGCCCTGGACGCACTCCCCGGCGCCTTCGAGCGGGTGGTGTTCGCGGTGTGGGAGCGCGGCGACGAGGCCCCCAACCGGCGCGCCTTCCGAGAGCGGTTCGGCTGA
- a CDS encoding polysaccharide deacetylase family protein, giving the protein MSTPDFPGALHESSPAPHRKPWRRALPWLTALVLVACKGTPPAPSPEKPAPSAPATATAPQQAAPDASTPTATAVAPPKDDAAARESWAGIVTRYRQNIVLAADEATLDDDTRERAAIVGRMLFEENRHELESFAEALRTALTSGAEPASLASFLDWLEKDVDLHDADKLAFKDTLADVHDALAALPSAPAWKAPLLARLEEDQRALQAIQALYEKEMQAVFGRFDTRGMAVRREAWEAYVTFLRGRFTRESILKSFDDTLGALDQGLRGKGPRKEDPGIITGNSLPPKTLVLTFDDGPHPKFTPNILATLEKYGVKSIFFEVGQNVAVRGKDAGDAGAPLKRTEASAYSERILQSGHLLANHSLTHAFLPKLSDARLETEIDESRRIIEEVTQSHISLFRPPYGARNEKVAAALEARKLKAFLWNVDALDWSDPIPTSIANRVVQQVEANGRGVILLHDVHSQTTEALPLILETLQTRGYRFVLWDGTQMVGDTADGGVPPAPALASTTPGALYRESWAVVIGINAYQKWPKLSYAVNDAEGVRELLVRKYLFKPENVTVLLDGEATRERILSVLGDRLADPAKVQREDRVFVFFAGHGITRRLPNGKSLGYIVPVDADTSNYQSTAISMTNFQDISEAIPAKHALFVMDACYSGLALTRGGPAAGGDVRKYLQEVTRRSVRQVLTAGGADEQVADQGPNGHSIFTWTLLQGLEGQADLNADGYVTGSELAAYVGPTVSSLSKQTPAFGSMPGSEGGEFVLELSHEGEFLSESSEQLDTEAIRLNAELERVRNEIAAKTARNQALARELEAAKSQLSQMQDAGIAVAAAPVPSASPAEEARRRGDRGMALYREKRYEEALAEFQAAAKLDPRDAQAANNVGFVHFRKGEYPEAVKWLEKTLELDPQRAVAYLNLGDAYVKLDRKPDAAKAYGRYLALLPNGPAAGTVKEKMARLGR; this is encoded by the coding sequence ATGAGCACTCCAGACTTCCCAGGCGCCCTCCACGAATCGTCTCCGGCCCCACACCGGAAACCCTGGCGCCGCGCCCTGCCCTGGCTCACCGCCCTCGTCCTCGTCGCCTGCAAGGGCACGCCACCCGCGCCTTCGCCCGAGAAGCCCGCGCCCTCCGCGCCCGCCACCGCCACCGCGCCCCAGCAGGCCGCCCCGGACGCGAGCACTCCCACCGCCACCGCCGTTGCACCGCCGAAGGACGACGCGGCCGCGCGCGAGTCCTGGGCCGGCATCGTCACCCGCTACCGGCAGAACATCGTCCTCGCCGCGGACGAGGCCACGCTCGACGACGACACCCGCGAGCGCGCGGCCATCGTCGGGCGCATGCTCTTCGAGGAGAACCGCCACGAGCTGGAGTCCTTCGCAGAAGCGCTCCGCACCGCGCTGACCTCCGGCGCCGAGCCCGCGTCCCTCGCCTCCTTCCTGGACTGGCTGGAGAAGGACGTGGACCTGCACGACGCGGACAAGCTCGCCTTCAAGGACACGCTCGCCGACGTGCACGACGCACTGGCCGCCCTGCCCTCCGCGCCCGCGTGGAAGGCGCCGCTGCTCGCTCGCCTGGAGGAGGACCAGCGCGCGCTCCAGGCCATCCAGGCCCTCTACGAGAAGGAGATGCAGGCCGTCTTCGGCCGCTTCGACACGCGCGGCATGGCCGTGCGCCGCGAGGCCTGGGAGGCCTACGTCACCTTCCTCAGGGGCCGCTTCACCCGCGAGTCCATCCTCAAGTCCTTCGACGACACGCTGGGCGCGCTGGACCAGGGCCTGCGCGGCAAGGGCCCGCGCAAGGAGGACCCGGGCATCATCACCGGCAACTCGCTGCCGCCGAAGACGCTGGTGCTCACCTTCGACGACGGCCCGCACCCCAAGTTCACCCCCAACATCCTCGCCACGCTGGAGAAGTACGGCGTCAAGTCCATCTTCTTCGAGGTGGGGCAGAACGTCGCCGTGCGCGGCAAGGACGCGGGTGATGCGGGCGCCCCACTCAAGCGCACCGAGGCCTCCGCGTACTCCGAGCGCATCCTCCAGTCGGGGCACCTGCTCGCCAACCACTCGCTCACGCACGCCTTCCTGCCCAAGCTGAGCGACGCGCGGCTGGAGACGGAAATCGACGAGTCGAGGCGCATCATCGAGGAGGTCACCCAGAGCCACATCTCCCTCTTCCGCCCGCCCTACGGCGCGCGCAACGAGAAGGTCGCCGCGGCGCTCGAGGCCCGCAAGCTCAAGGCCTTCCTGTGGAACGTGGACGCGCTCGACTGGAGCGACCCCATCCCCACCTCCATCGCCAACCGCGTGGTGCAGCAGGTGGAGGCCAACGGCCGCGGCGTCATCCTCCTGCACGACGTGCACAGCCAGACGACGGAGGCCCTGCCGCTCATCCTGGAGACGCTCCAGACGCGCGGCTACCGCTTCGTCCTCTGGGACGGCACGCAGATGGTGGGCGACACGGCGGACGGCGGCGTGCCTCCCGCGCCCGCGCTCGCATCCACCACGCCCGGCGCGCTGTACCGCGAGAGCTGGGCCGTGGTGATTGGCATCAATGCCTACCAGAAGTGGCCCAAGCTCTCCTACGCGGTGAACGACGCGGAGGGCGTGCGCGAGTTGCTGGTGCGCAAGTACCTCTTCAAGCCGGAGAACGTCACCGTGCTGCTCGACGGCGAGGCCACGCGCGAGCGCATCCTCTCCGTGCTGGGCGACAGGCTGGCGGACCCGGCGAAGGTGCAGCGCGAGGACCGCGTCTTCGTCTTCTTCGCGGGCCACGGCATCACCCGCCGCCTGCCCAACGGGAAGAGCCTCGGCTACATCGTCCCGGTGGACGCGGACACGTCCAACTACCAGAGCACGGCCATCTCGATGACCAACTTCCAGGACATCAGCGAGGCCATCCCCGCCAAGCACGCCCTCTTCGTCATGGACGCCTGCTACAGCGGGCTTGCGCTGACGCGCGGCGGGCCGGCGGCCGGCGGCGACGTGCGCAAGTACCTCCAGGAGGTGACGCGCCGGAGCGTGCGCCAGGTGCTCACCGCGGGAGGCGCCGACGAGCAGGTGGCGGACCAGGGCCCCAACGGCCACTCCATCTTCACCTGGACGCTGCTGCAGGGCCTGGAAGGCCAGGCGGACCTCAACGCCGACGGCTACGTCACCGGGTCTGAATTGGCGGCGTACGTCGGGCCCACGGTGTCCTCGCTGTCGAAGCAGACGCCCGCCTTCGGCAGCATGCCCGGCAGCGAGGGCGGCGAGTTCGTCCTCGAGCTCAGCCATGAGGGCGAGTTCCTCAGCGAGAGCTCCGAGCAGCTCGACACCGAGGCCATCCGCCTCAACGCGGAATTGGAGCGCGTGCGCAACGAAATCGCCGCGAAGACGGCGCGCAATCAAGCGCTGGCGCGCGAGCTGGAAGCGGCGAAGAGCCAGCTGTCGCAGATGCAGGACGCGGGCATCGCCGTGGCGGCCGCGCCGGTGCCGTCCGCCTCGCCCGCAGAGGAGGCCCGCCGCCGCGGTGACCGTGGCATGGCCCTGTACCGCGAGAAGCGCTACGAGGAGGCGCTGGCCGAGTTCCAGGCCGCCGCGAAGCTGGACCCGCGGGACGCGCAGGCCGCCAACAACGTGGGCTTCGTCCACTTCCGCAAGGGCGAGTACCCCGAGGCGGTGAAGTGGCTGGAGAAGACGCTGGAGCTGGACCCGCAGCGCGCCGTGGCCTACCTCAACCTGGGCGACGCGTACGTGAAGCTGGACCGCAAGCCGGACGCGGCGAAGGCGTATGGGCGCTACCTCGCGCTCCTGCCCAACGGCCCCGCCGCCGGCACCGTGAAGGAGAAGATGGCGCGGCTGGGCCGCTGA